The Jannaschia sp. M317 DNA segment GAATGGCTGATGCGGGTCTTTACCGACGAAACCCAGGGGGCCGAACACATCGTCCTGACCAAGGGTGATTTGACTGACGGGCCGGTTCTGGTGCGGATGCACGCGATGAACCCGCTGGAGGACGCGCTGGGCGTGGGCGACAGCGATCTGAAAGGCGCGATGCGCGTGATTGCCGACGAAGGGCGCGGCGTTGTCGTCCTGCTTCGCGACACCGAGATGAAGCTGGACACCGGCGGCGTGTCGCCGCGCAAGCTGCGGCAATACGGGCTGGGCGCGCAGATCCTGGCGGCGCTGGGCATTCACGAGATGGAGCTTGTGACCAACTCCGGCGCGCCGCGCGTCGTCGGGCTGGAAGCCTACGGCCTGTCGATCACCGGCACCCGACCCATTCCAAAGGAGGCCTGATCCATGGCCGGACATTCCGACAACGTCCTCGAGCTGCCTGCGTTCGACAAACCGACCAAGGTGTTGATCGTCATCGCCCCCTATTACGGCGCGATTTCGGCTGCTCAACTGGCCTCGGCCCGTGCGGTGATCGAAAAGACCGGGGCCAGCCATGACACGGTCGAGGTCCCCGGCTCGCTGGAGGTGCCGACGGCGATTGCGATTGCCCATCGTCAGATGGACTACGACGGCTATGTCGCGCTGGGTTGCGTGATCCGGGGGCGGACCTCGCACTATGATGTGGTCGTGAACGAAAGCGCGCGGGCGATTGCCACGCTGGGCCTGGGCGGGGCGTTGATCGGCAACGGGATCATCACCGTCGAGAACATGGACCAGGCCGAGGAACGCGCCGATGCGGCCCGCCTGGATACGGCCGGCGGCGCGGCGGCGGCGGCCGTGCATCTGATCGCCTTGCAACGGTCGATGAAGAAGGCCGAAAGCGGGATCGGCTTCAAACCCGGATCGTTCCAGCACGATGCGGCAGGCAAGGGGCCTACGGTGGCGTAGAAAAGTCTTGAAGAAAGACTTTTCCCAAATTCTTCGCGGAAGAATTTTTCAAAGAGTTTTCGGCGAAAACTCTTTGCCCCGTGTTGCCAGTTGCGCGCCCCGCAATCCTGTCTTAGGGGGCGCTCATGTCTGACCTTTCCGCCGAAGATCGCCGCCTGCTCAAGCGTCGCATGAAATCCGCCGCTCGGCTTTATGCCGTGCAGGCCTTGTTCCAGATGGAAGCCATGGGCCAAGGCGTCGACCGCGTGCGCGTCGAGTTCGAGGACCACCGGTTCGGCATGGTCACCGAAGAGGGTGCCTTTGCCGAGGGCGACGTCGACCTGTTCCGGTCAATTCTGAACCAGGCTGTCGACAACCAGGTGATGGTCGACCGCGCCACTGATGCCGCCCTCGTCGCGCGTTGGCCGTTGGGGCGGATCGATCCCACCCTGCGCGCCGTGTTCCGGGCGGCGGGCGCCGAGCTGATCACCAAGACGGTGCCACCCAAGGTCGTGATCACCGAATACGTCGAAGTCGCGCGCGCCTTTTTCCCCGAAGGCAAAGAGGGCGGCTTCGTCAATGGCGTGCTGGACCATATGACGCACGCCATCCGACCCGAAGGGTTCTGACGCTCCCCTCGGGTTTGCATATTTCTGAAACAAGGAAGACCTAGGCCGGTTTCCGGCGGCCCAGGGTCAGCCCGGCCGCAAGCCAGGTCAGCAAGAGCGCGCCGGCGGTGCCGGCCAGGAACGTGGCGAACGCCGTGGCGGGGCTGTCGAGCGGCAGCTGGGCCAACGGCGGCCATGGGGCACCGTTGATCAGGGTCACCCCCAGCGTGGCAAAGCCCCAGGCCAGGATTGCCGTCCCCAACGCAAGCGCCATCACGCCGACCGCGCGCCCCCGTGGCCGGCCCGGCAGGTGCAGCAGGCGACGCAGCGCCGTCCCCGCCCGGCCCAGGTCGTGCCCCATGGCCAGGATCGCGGGCACCAGGATCAGGACCAGCACCATGCCGAAACCCAACCCGTAGCTGAGCGTGATCACCGTGGGACGCAGAAACTGCGCCTGCGAGGAGCTTTCGTAGAGCAGCGGCGTCAACCCCAGCACCGTCGTCAGGGTCGTCAGCAGGATGGGCCGCAGCCGGTCGCAGACCGCATCGGTGATTGCGGGCAGCAGGGCGCGGTCCTTGGAATACTCGTCCACCGTGGTCACCAGAACGATGGAATCGTTGATGATGATGCCGGTCATCCCGATCAGTCCTACGACCGAGAACATGCTGAGCGGGACATCCCACCACCAATGGCCCCAGATCGCCCCGATCAATCCGAACGGGATCACCGCCATGATGACGGCGGGCCGCGTCCAGGAAGAGAAGATCCAGGCCAACACGACGTAGATGCCCAGCAGGCAGGCCACCAGGCCCAGCGTCGCGTCGGTCAGGAAATCGCGTTCCTGTTCCGCCAGCCCGCCGAGGGCGTAGCCGACCTGATGCACGGCGGCGACGTCGGGCAGGATATCCTCGGCCAGTTGGGTGCGGATCTCGTTGGCGCGGGCGGCGTCGTCCTGGCTGATGTCACCGGAAACGGTGACCACCTGCACGCCGTTCTCGCGCCGGATCGAGGCGAAGCCGGATTGCACGCGCACGGTGACGATGTCCGATAGGGCGACCTCGCCGCCTGTGGGCGCGGCCAGGCGGAGGGTTTCCAGGAAATCCGCCTCGATCTCACCCTTGGGCAGTTCGACCCGGATGGCACCGGTGCGTGGGCCGACGGGGAAGGTTGCGGCCTCGATCCCGTTCAGGCGGTCACGCAGGGTGCGGCCCAGGGCGTCGATCTCAAAGCCCAGCGCCTCGCCCTGGGGGGTCAGTTCCAGGATCAGCTCGTCCTTGTCATAGGGTAGGCTGTCTTCGACGCCCGAGACTTCGGGGATGCCCGCAACGGCGGCTTTCAGGGCCTCGGCGGCGGCCTTGAGCGTGGCACTGTCGGCCCCGAAGAATTCCACCGAGAGGGCATCGCCGCCGGGGCCGGAGCGCCAGCCGCGAAAGCTGATCTCTTCGGTCAGGGGCAATTGGCGGGCGGCGTCCTGCAACTCTCCGACGAACTGGAAGGAGGAGTAGGGGCGCAGGTCGGCATCGATCAACTCGATCGAGATGGCGCCCAATTGCTCGGGATCCTTATCCTCGGCGGAGGCGAGGGACCGGCCGGAATTTCCCCCGATCTCGGCCAGCACATAGGCCAGCGGATTCTGCCCATAGCGGTCTTCGTAGGTTTCGCCCAGAGCATAGGTGGCGCGCTGCATCTCGCGCATCTGCTCCAGCGTGTCGTCGCGCGTGGCCCCGTCGAGCATGGCGAAATTGCCGGTGACCGACCCCTGTTCCGGCGAGTTGAAGAAGCGCCACTGCACCTCTCCGGTCAGGAACAGCGCGGCCTGGGTCGACAGCAGCACGAAGGCCCCTGCGGCCACAGGATAGCGGGCCCAGATGCACAGGCGGATCAACGGGCGGAACAGCGTCTGCCGTACCCAGTCGAACCCCCGGTTCACGACCCGCGACGGCAGGTCATACCAGTGGTCGCGGCCCTGATGCGTCAACGCGCCGGCCATGTGATGTGGCAGGATCAGGAAACATTCGGCCAGCGAGGCGATCAGAACCACGATCACGGTAAAGGGGATGTCGGCGATCAGGTCGCCGAACCGCCCGCCGATGGCGACCAGCCCGAAAAAGGCGATCACAGTCGTCAACGTGGCCGAGAACACCGGCAGGAACATCCGCCGGGCCGCGTTTTCAGCGGCGTCATAGGGGGACTCGCCCAGGCGGCGGGCGCGGAAATCGGCGTGTTCACCCACAACGATGGCATCGTCCACCACGATCCCCAGCGTGATGATCAACGCGAACAGAGAGATCATGTTGATCGTCAGACCCGCCACCCACATCAGCGCGATGGCCGACAGAAGCGCCACAGGAATGCCCGTGGCGACCCAGAAGGCGGTGCGCGCGTTCAGGAACAGGAACAGCAACCCCACCACCAGCGCGAGGCCCAGCAGCGCGTTGTCCACCAGCAGGTTGATACGCCCGGTGATCGCCTCGGTCCGGGTGCGGATCAGCTCGATCGTCACGCCTTCGGGGGTGTCCTGCATGACCTCGGCCGCGACCGCCTCGACCTGGCGTTGCAGGGCGATGGCATCGCCTTCGGCGGTGCGGTCGACGCGGACCGACATGGCGGGGTTGTCGCCCACGAAATAGGCGCGTTCCCGGTCCACCCCTTCGGAGGTGACGCGGCCCAGATCGGCCACGGTCAGGGCCGAGCCGTCGGCGTTGCGGCGGATCACGATGGCCTCGATGTCGGCCACCTCGCGCCGGGCGGACCCGGTGCGGACGCGGGCATTGGCCCCGGTGACGTCGCCCGCCGGGTCGGCCTGGGCCTGACCCTCGATGGCCTGGGCGAGCTGGGCCATGGTGACGCCATAGCGCAGCAGGTTGGCGGTCGGCACCTCGACCACGACCTCGGGGGCGGCGACGCCCCGGACAGAGGTGCGGGTGACGCCCGCCGCGAACAGGCGGGTGACGAATTCGTCGGTGATCCGCGCCAGTTGGTCGACGCCCACAGGGCCGGTGACGATCACGTCGGTCACCCGGTCGAACCAGCGGGCCTGCCGGACCTGTGGGTCCTCGATCCCGTCGGGCAGGCCGGTGACCCCGTCGATGGCCGCCTGCACATCGTCGGCGGCCGTGGTCAGGTCGCGCCCCGGCTCGAATTCCACCTGAAATGACGCCATGCCTTCGCGTGCCGTCACCACGGTGTCGGCAACCCCGTCGATGGCCAGCAACGCCGGTTCGACCAGTTGCACGATGCCACGGTCCACGTCCTCGGCCCCGGCCCCGTCCCAGCGGATCGAGATGGAGACGTCTTCGACCACCACATCGGGGAAGAACTGCGCCCGCATGTTCGGCACCGCCATCAACCCCGCCGCTAGCATCAGCACCAGAAGCAGGTTGGCGACCGTGCGGTGCCGGGTGAAGTAGCCGAGGATGCCCATGCGCCTAGCCCCCCATCCGCGATTCAAGACGGCTGACCATGGCGGCGGGGACCTCCTCTTCCTGCAACTGGGTCAGCATCCGCGCCTTCACCTCGGACGGGATGCGGGTATTACCCTCCACGAAGGCCTGGATGCGGGCGCGGCGTTCTGGGTCCAGCGTTACCATCTCGGCCACCTCCGGTTCGGCCCCGTCGGGACGGATCGGACGCACCCGGATTCCGGCGCCCAACGCGGGTGAGCGTTCGGCCACCACCTCGCGCCCGTCGATGCGGCCGCGCACGATCACATCGTCGCCCTGGCGGCGCAGGCGGTCCACGGCGACGGTTTCCAGGCGGTCCTCTTCGCCCAGCACGAGAACCTCGCCCTGCGCCGACAGCGCGGTGGCAGGCAGGCGGATGGCGCGGGGCAGGGTGGGTTCCTCGACCACCACGCGGACAAAATCGCCGGGGCGAAAGCCCCGCGCGTCCGACAGCCGGGCAAAGACCAGTCGTCCGGTCTGCCCCTCGCCCACCGCCGGGGCTTCGCGCGTGATCTGGCCTTTCGCCTCGACGTCCAGGCCGAAGACGTCCAGCACCGCCGTCACCTCTGCGCCCACCAGGTTGCCTGCGCCGTCCAGCAGCCGCGCGTGTTCTGCCGCCGACAGGCGGAACGCGACCTCCAGCTCGGTCGGATCGATCAGTCGGGCGACTTGTTCGTTGGCGGTCACCAGCCCGCCGCGCAGGACCGACACCTCGGACAGCTGCCCCGCGAATTCCGCCGTCAGCGTGCGGTCGGCCACGTCGCGTTCCGCCTGGGCCAGGGCGATGCGCGCCCGGTCGATGGTCAGCGCCGCGGAATCGACGCGCGTCTCCGCTTGGGCGATGGCCCCGCGCCGGGTCAGGATCGTCTGTTCGGCATTGGCGAGGGCCAGTTCAGCCGACTCGCGCGTGGCGGCCGCACCCACGCCCCGGGCCGACAGGTCCACCTGCCGTTGCAACGCGCGGCCCTGCAGGTCGCGCTGCGCCTCGGCCCCGGCCAATTCCGCCCGCGCCAGATCCAGGTTGCGGGCCGCATCGCGGGCCTCGGCCTCGGCCCCGGCCAGGTCGGCGCGTGCCACGGCCAGCGCGCTTTCGGCATCGGCAGGGTCGATCCGCAGCAGCAGCTGCCCGGCGGTGGCGGTGCCGCCCTCCTCGAAGCCGGGGGCCAGTTCTACGACGCGCCCGCCGACCGGGGCCCGCAGTTCCAGAACACGCCGCGCGCGCACTTCGCCAAAGGCGGTCAACGTGGGGGTCAGCTGTGTCGCCTCGGCGGTGACGACATTGACGGCCAGCACCCGTTCGCGGGCAGGCGGGCCGCCGCCCTCGCGGGCCTGGCGGTCCTGCAAGGCGGCATAGGTGATCTGTGCCGCCCAAGCCAGCAGGCCCAGCGTCACGGCAGTCAGGAACAGGGCAATAAAACTGCGACGTAGGAAGCGCATGGACTCTCCGATCCAGGGGACCAACTTAAGATAAGGCGCGGACGGCCCATTCCAAAGTTTACACGCAGGCTTGCGTCACTTCCGTCGCAGATGTTCGTCCAGACGGGGCATTATTTCTACAAAGTTGCAGGGCTTGTGCCGATAATCGAGCTGATGGACGAGAATTTCGTCCCAGGCGTCCTTGCAGGCGCCGGGCGAGCCGGGCAGCGCGAACAGATAGGTGCCACCCGCCACCCCGCCGCAGGCGCGCGATTGCACCGCCGAGGTGCCGATTTTCCGCATCGAGACGTGGGTGAACACCGTGCCGAAGGCGTCGATTTCCTTTTCGTAGACGTCGCGGTGCGCCTCGACGGTGACATCCCGGCCCGTCAGCCCGGTGCCGCCCGTCGACAGGATCACGTCGATGTCCGCATCGGCCACCCAGGCGCGCAGGTGTGCGGCGATCCCGGCGCGGTCGTCGCGGACAATGGTCCGTGCGGCCAGCACATGCCCCGCGGCTTCCAGCCGTGCCACCAACGTGTCACCGGACCGGTCGTCCGTCACGCTCCGGGTGTCGCTCACCGTCAGGACGGCGATGCGGCAGGCGATGAATTCCCGATCTGTCACGCGCGGCCCTCTTCCTTGTTTTCCAAATATGCGGGGGGTCCGGGGGGCAAAGCCCCCCGGCGGATCGCCCCCGCATCAGCGGGGGCGAAACCCTCACTTGAAATCGTCGCGGGAATGCCGCTCCGGCAGTTTCAGGCTCTCGTCGTCGCCGAAGGACCGGTTGACCATGCGTCCGCGCCGCACGGCGGGCCGGGCGTCGATCCGTTCGGCCCAGGCCATCAGATGTTCATAGTCCTGCACCGCCAGGAACTCCGCCGCGTTGTACAGCCGTCCCAGGACCAGCTGCCCATACCACGACCAGATCGCCATGTCGGCGATGGTGTAGTCGTCGCCGGCGATCCAGGGCACGTCTTCCAGGCGCTGGTTCAGCACGTCCAACTGACGCTTGGCTTCCATCGCGTAGCGGTTGATCGGGTATTCGAACTTTTCGGGCGCATAGGCGTAGAAATGGCCAAAGCCACCGCCCAGGAACGGGGCGGAGCCCATCTGCCAGAACAGCCAGGACATCATCTCTGGCCGGTTGTCCCCCAGGAAAGCGCCATAGCGTTCCGCCAGATGCATCATGATCGCCCCGCTTTCGAAGATCCGGGCGTTCAGCCCGTCGGTCCGGTCGAACAGCGCGGGGATCTTGGAATTCGGGTTCACGTCGACAAAGCCGGAGCCGAACTGATCTCCCTCACCGATGTTGATCAGCCAGGCGTCGTACTCGACCGGATGCCCGGCCTCGATCAGCTCTTCGAACAGGACCGTGACCTTGACCCCGTTGGGCGTCGCCAACGAATAGAGCTGGTAGGGGTGATCCCCGACCGGCAGGTCCTTGTCGTGGGTCGGGCCGGACACGGGCCGGTTGATATTGGCGAACTGGCCCCCGGATTGGGTGTTCTGCCAGACTTTGGGCGGCTCGTAGGTCATGTGCGGTCGGTCCTTTGGTTAGAGCGGGCAGGGCGGGGGCCAGCCCCCGCGCCCCCGGAGTACTTATGCCGAGAAAAAGACAGGGCTAGGCCCCCAGCCGCGCGCGCAGCGCCAGCAGGTCTGCCCAGGCCTCGCGCTTGGCACCGGTCTGGCGCAGCAGGTAGGCGGGATGCAGCATCGGCAGAACCGGCAGACCAAAGCCCTCGGTCCAGGTGCCGCGCAGCCGGGTGATGCCGCGGCGGTTGAGCACCGCGCCGCAGGCGTGGTTGCCCATCAGGATCAAAAGCTCCGGCGCGGCCAGTTCCACGTGGCGACGCAGGAAAGGCAGCATCATCGCCACTTCGGCCGGATCCGGGTCGCGGTTCGACGGCGGCCGCCAGGGCAGGACGTTGGTGATGTAGACGGCCTGCGCCGGATCCTGTGCATCGCGGGCCATGTCGATCGCGGCAAGCATCCGGTCCAGCAACTGCCCGGCCTGTCCGACAAAGGGTTTGCCCTGGCGGTCCTCTTCGCGGCCCGGCGCCTCGCCGATGATCATCACCCGGGCCGCCGGATTGCCGTCCGCGAACACCAGCGACCGGGCGCCCAGCCGCAGGTCGCACCAGGGGTATGCGGCCAGCGCGTCGCGCAGGGCGGGCAGGGTCGCGGCCCCGGCGGCCATCCGTTCCGCCTCGGTCACGGGATCGGGGTCGGTGCCGATGGGGCCTGCGGGGGCCGCCTGCGCGGATGCGGGGGCCGGGTCCGCCGCCGGACGTGCGGGGGCCGGCATCCGGGGGGGCAGGGCAAAGCGATTGACGGGGCTCGCCTCGACCGCCGTGTCGCAGCCCAGTTCCACCTGCCATTCGAGGGCAGCACGCAGCGCTTCGGGGGACATCTGATCGAGCATGACAGATGTGCTAGCCCGTCTTGTGGCGAAGGACCAGAAGGTCTGCGCCCCGCGCGCAAATGTGATCGGACCGCGTCAGTCGCTGCGCCCCGCCGCCAGGGCCGTGATCCGGTTGAATGTCTCTTTGTGATCCGGCGCGATCTGGGGGATCGGGTGGCCCGCGGCCAGCGCCAGTTTCTGCTGGATCACCCGGAACGCGGCGGACACGACGGACCCGGTTGCCGCCTGCACCGGTCCATCCAGCGCGTCCGCCAGCGGCACGAACCGCGCGCCCGCCGACCGCAGCGCGGCCAGGTAGTCCTGCGCCATTACCGCGAAGAAAGCCACGTTGTGGCCCAGCGCGATGCTGGGCACCGGGGTGCCGAACCAGGCGGCTGCGGCCGCGTGATCGTGGCGCAGCTGGGCGGGGGCGAATGTGAGGAAGGCATCGCAGACCCAGGCCTCGGTCCGGCGGTCGCCTGCTTCGCGTGCGGCAAGCCAGGCGCGGTTGAAGGTCCATTCATAGCTGAACGAGGTGACATCGACCGCCGTATACCGTTCTGCCGTCAGGTGGGCGTTGACCGCCGCCAGCTTGGCCTGCGTCTCGCCCCAATGGCACAGCGGGTGGCGGAACAGGCGGCGAGGGGCGCGGTCCAGCCAGGGGGC contains these protein-coding regions:
- a CDS encoding uracil-DNA glycosylase family protein, with the protein product MLDQMSPEALRAALEWQVELGCDTAVEASPVNRFALPPRMPAPARPAADPAPASAQAAPAGPIGTDPDPVTEAERMAAGAATLPALRDALAAYPWCDLRLGARSLVFADGNPAARVMIIGEAPGREEDRQGKPFVGQAGQLLDRMLAAIDMARDAQDPAQAVYITNVLPWRPPSNRDPDPAEVAMMLPFLRRHVELAAPELLILMGNHACGAVLNRRGITRLRGTWTEGFGLPVLPMLHPAYLLRQTGAKREAWADLLALRARLGA
- the moaB gene encoding molybdenum cofactor biosynthesis protein B, encoding MTDREFIACRIAVLTVSDTRSVTDDRSGDTLVARLEAAGHVLAARTIVRDDRAGIAAHLRAWVADADIDVILSTGGTGLTGRDVTVEAHRDVYEKEIDAFGTVFTHVSMRKIGTSAVQSRACGGVAGGTYLFALPGSPGACKDAWDEILVHQLDYRHKPCNFVEIMPRLDEHLRRK
- a CDS encoding efflux RND transporter periplasmic adaptor subunit, which gives rise to MRFLRRSFIALFLTAVTLGLLAWAAQITYAALQDRQAREGGGPPARERVLAVNVVTAEATQLTPTLTAFGEVRARRVLELRAPVGGRVVELAPGFEEGGTATAGQLLLRIDPADAESALAVARADLAGAEAEARDAARNLDLARAELAGAEAQRDLQGRALQRQVDLSARGVGAAATRESAELALANAEQTILTRRGAIAQAETRVDSAALTIDRARIALAQAERDVADRTLTAEFAGQLSEVSVLRGGLVTANEQVARLIDPTELEVAFRLSAAEHARLLDGAGNLVGAEVTAVLDVFGLDVEAKGQITREAPAVGEGQTGRLVFARLSDARGFRPGDFVRVVVEEPTLPRAIRLPATALSAQGEVLVLGEEDRLETVAVDRLRRQGDDVIVRGRIDGREVVAERSPALGAGIRVRPIRPDGAEPEVAEMVTLDPERRARIQAFVEGNTRIPSEVKARMLTQLQEEEVPAAMVSRLESRMGG
- a CDS encoding polysaccharide deacetylase family protein, coding for MDIAFTLDDLPLWPQSDPPAGVTAAGIVADIRRALAAQGVAGVYAFCNSWPLARGPGYARILDDWLADGHHVGNHTHSHPHLPEVSAAAFIADIDAGSQALAPWLDRAPRRLFRHPLCHWGETQAKLAAVNAHLTAERYTAVDVTSFSYEWTFNRAWLAAREAGDRRTEAWVCDAFLTFAPAQLRHDHAAAAAWFGTPVPSIALGHNVAFFAVMAQDYLAALRSAGARFVPLADALDGPVQAATGSVVSAAFRVIQQKLALAAGHPIPQIAPDHKETFNRITALAAGRSD
- the yghU gene encoding glutathione-dependent disulfide-bond oxidoreductase, coding for MTYEPPKVWQNTQSGGQFANINRPVSGPTHDKDLPVGDHPYQLYSLATPNGVKVTVLFEELIEAGHPVEYDAWLINIGEGDQFGSGFVDVNPNSKIPALFDRTDGLNARIFESGAIMMHLAERYGAFLGDNRPEMMSWLFWQMGSAPFLGGGFGHFYAYAPEKFEYPINRYAMEAKRQLDVLNQRLEDVPWIAGDDYTIADMAIWSWYGQLVLGRLYNAAEFLAVQDYEHLMAWAERIDARPAVRRGRMVNRSFGDDESLKLPERHSRDDFK
- a CDS encoding efflux RND transporter permease subunit — protein: MGILGYFTRHRTVANLLLVLMLAAGLMAVPNMRAQFFPDVVVEDVSISIRWDGAGAEDVDRGIVQLVEPALLAIDGVADTVVTAREGMASFQVEFEPGRDLTTAADDVQAAIDGVTGLPDGIEDPQVRQARWFDRVTDVIVTGPVGVDQLARITDEFVTRLFAAGVTRTSVRGVAAPEVVVEVPTANLLRYGVTMAQLAQAIEGQAQADPAGDVTGANARVRTGSARREVADIEAIVIRRNADGSALTVADLGRVTSEGVDRERAYFVGDNPAMSVRVDRTAEGDAIALQRQVEAVAAEVMQDTPEGVTIELIRTRTEAITGRINLLVDNALLGLALVVGLLFLFLNARTAFWVATGIPVALLSAIALMWVAGLTINMISLFALIITLGIVVDDAIVVGEHADFRARRLGESPYDAAENAARRMFLPVFSATLTTVIAFFGLVAIGGRFGDLIADIPFTVIVVLIASLAECFLILPHHMAGALTHQGRDHWYDLPSRVVNRGFDWVRQTLFRPLIRLCIWARYPVAAGAFVLLSTQAALFLTGEVQWRFFNSPEQGSVTGNFAMLDGATRDDTLEQMREMQRATYALGETYEDRYGQNPLAYVLAEIGGNSGRSLASAEDKDPEQLGAISIELIDADLRPYSSFQFVGELQDAARQLPLTEEISFRGWRSGPGGDALSVEFFGADSATLKAAAEALKAAVAGIPEVSGVEDSLPYDKDELILELTPQGEALGFEIDALGRTLRDRLNGIEAATFPVGPRTGAIRVELPKGEIEADFLETLRLAAPTGGEVALSDIVTVRVQSGFASIRRENGVQVVTVSGDISQDDAARANEIRTQLAEDILPDVAAVHQVGYALGGLAEQERDFLTDATLGLVACLLGIYVVLAWIFSSWTRPAVIMAVIPFGLIGAIWGHWWWDVPLSMFSVVGLIGMTGIIINDSIVLVTTVDEYSKDRALLPAITDAVCDRLRPILLTTLTTVLGLTPLLYESSSQAQFLRPTVITLSYGLGFGMVLVLILVPAILAMGHDLGRAGTALRRLLHLPGRPRGRAVGVMALALGTAILAWGFATLGVTLINGAPWPPLAQLPLDSPATAFATFLAGTAGALLLTWLAAGLTLGRRKPA
- a CDS encoding 6,7-dimethyl-8-ribityllumazine synthase; the encoded protein is MAGHSDNVLELPAFDKPTKVLIVIAPYYGAISAAQLASARAVIEKTGASHDTVEVPGSLEVPTAIAIAHRQMDYDGYVALGCVIRGRTSHYDVVVNESARAIATLGLGGALIGNGIITVENMDQAEERADAARLDTAGGAAAAAVHLIALQRSMKKAESGIGFKPGSFQHDAAGKGPTVA
- the nusB gene encoding transcription antitermination factor NusB, yielding MSDLSAEDRRLLKRRMKSAARLYAVQALFQMEAMGQGVDRVRVEFEDHRFGMVTEEGAFAEGDVDLFRSILNQAVDNQVMVDRATDAALVARWPLGRIDPTLRAVFRAAGAELITKTVPPKVVITEYVEVARAFFPEGKEGGFVNGVLDHMTHAIRPEGF